The DNA window GGAAGTATTTATGGTGTtggtttgaaaatatttttttacaaaaatacctcaaaataTTAATCCAATTTTATGACACAAATTCAAGGAAGGTTTATGAGACATTCTTGAATATGAAGTTTTGAAACTAGTGCTGTTATTATTGATTCGGTGATTTACAATTGCACTTCAGAGCAATCCAGTTGCAAGATGGCACATATGCCAAGGTGCAATCAACGCCATTTCCTTTTCACCAGATGGGGCTTATTTGGCAACCGTTGGACGAGATGGTAATTTCTGTTCAAAAAACCATGAATCAAGATTTTTAGCACAGTGAAGGTTTCTGAGTGTTCATAGTACACATTGTACTAATGTTGCTCAATCGTATCCAGGTTACTTACGAGTATTTGACTTTGCAAAAGAGCAACTAATATTTGGTGgcaaaagttattttgggtCTCTGTTTTGTTGCTCTTGGAGGTAATGCCAATGCATATACTGTTGCACTGACATAAGACCTTTTTTGTCTCGCGTATTTCGAGTCCAGAAATCAAATACTTCGTCGAACGTTCAAGTCTGACATTTGTGAAAACATGatataatagtttatatatatatttcttcacACTTAAATCAGTTCATCTTGTAGACTGTTGGTAATCTGTCAATCACATAAACACTTTCAGTCTTTTGTTGAAGTGTTTCAACTATATCTTTGCATGTTGTATATAACTCATAAGATATATTAGTGTGGAATATAGAGTTTGTCAAGAGCCTTCATATGCTagctgtatatatatgcaaaattttcCTGCCATCATCTGAGCTTTTGGTGAATGGGCTAGTTTATGCATGctaccatcatcatcataccTTTAGTGATTTTCTCTATAGAACCTGGAAGTTGATATTTGATTATGCTCTCGAATTTCAGCATAGATGGTAAATACCTATTATCAGGTGGCGAAGATGATCTTGTGCAAGTGTGGAGCATGGATGACAGAAAGATGGTTGCATGGGGAGAGGGGCATAAGTCTTGGGTAATATTATCATTACATTTGTCCTTTTTCTTAGCTGCATGTTGATGCTTTCAATTAAAACTAAATTGTGTGGTAATTTTCTTTGCTGATCGCAGGTTAGCGCAGTTGCATTTGATTCGTACTGGTCCCCACCGAATTCGGCTGAAACAGAAGAAAATACGAATGAAACAATGGAAAATACAATATATCGCTTCGCTTCTGTTGGTCAGGTACTGAGAAtcttatataaaacaaaaaggtTATAAATTCAGAGTCGCAAATTCACAATTGAAACTGTTATGGTTTGCTTAACAACTATTTGATCATTACGAGGAAAATATTTACCTTTTCCTAAAATTATGATTTCTgtaataattcaaaattctaGCAATATCTGATTTTCTATTGGTTGCTTGTTGGTTTCCTTATGAGACACTGTCCATGCTGTAAAACAGTTCACTTCTTTTCTCACCGAGTGAATTATTCATGGGCCAACATGATGTATGCCTCATACTCTTATCGTGCTCATgcagccccccccccccccccccggcccccaccaccaccaccaggcaCCACCACtcccacccaaaaaaaaaaaaaacagtgattCAGCATTACCCCTTTTCCAATGCGTTTTCCCTACATGGGTAATTCTGGCACTAATACTACATCTTTCCCTTTTTGCATGCACTCAGGACGCCCGATTGCTTCTGTGGGATGTAGCAATGGATGAGCTTAGAGCTCCACTAACATCTAGTTCCAGCTGCTCACCAACATCTAGCAGTGGAAGAAGCCCTTCTACAGACTGGGACAGCACATGCCCACCAGCACGCGTTCTCCGCCCTTCTCCACGGATGCAAGAAGTACCAAAGCTCTTACCCCTTGCCACACAACCAGTAGGTGCAGATCCGCTGTCTGCTCTGGAATTCACCAGCGAATCAATCCTTGCCATATGCCGCGAGGGCCGAATCACCATCTGGCCGAGGCCCATTGACAGTGAAAGCAACAACGACCAACAGCATCCTGATTGATACTGCTTCTCCGAATGAGAAGACAAGTGAGGCAAGCTTCTTCGGCTCTAGCTTCAAGCAACAGTCagctatgaaattcatgtgaTCGATGGGATTTCGCATGACTCGTTGGGGAAGCTGCATGCCTCCCAAGCGATGGGTGAGTGCTTTGTTCATACCTCCATAGATAGAGATGtggcaaaagaaagaaaaaacaacataGGAAATCCATCCTGTACAGATTCAGATATTGTGTCTAGGTGAATATTACAGGTTGACTATATGTGTGCCATGTCATTTGGATGGTCATTTACGATATTTCAATAGGTTTATGCACCGTTTTTCAGCCTAGTATTGCAAGGTGCAACATGCCAACATGTGTTTAGACAAAGGAACACCTCGCTGATCAGGTGCTAAGAATGGATTCGATTGAGTTGTAAAATTTACTACTACTTGTTAAGAAGAGGCACGAAGAGGGAGATTTGGGTTGATTAATGATTTGGGTTGGCAGCAAGGCATTGGCGGCATTATTGCCAGTTACTATATGAGAGCCTCAGTAGGTGTCTCACGTTGATttctaaaactgaattttag is part of the Oryza brachyantha chromosome 11, ObraRS2, whole genome shotgun sequence genome and encodes:
- the LOC102721209 gene encoding probable catabolite repression protein creC, with protein sequence MTVAYLEEKPATRLAPSTASFASGIRSVAARLLGAGNGSRPLSFVGSNGASGQSGSGSSRPGRPQAVGNYDGKGTYIIYSIAHKLFISDFNSNVNRPIKYIRFSNSGPLCHAFDSEAKDGHDLIVGLSSGDVCSMSLRQQLKDPGHEPIEPQHFINNKYKEGITNSRCTGVAWVPGHKGLFVVSDADGNLYVYDKSKDVNTDWTFPTVEDRSEIMISHAKSSKSNPVARWHICQGAINAISFSPDGAYLATVGRDGYLRVFDFAKEQLIFGGKSYFGSLFCCSWSIDGKYLLSGGEDDLVQVWSMDDRKMVAWGEGHKSWVSAVAFDSYWSPPNSAETEENTNETMENTIYRFASVGQDARLLLWDVAMDELRAPLTSSSSCSPTSSSGRSPSTDWDSTCPPARVLRPSPRMQEVPKLLPLATQPVGADPLSALEFTSESILAICREGRITIWPRPIDSESNNDQQHPD